In Corylus avellana chromosome ca2, CavTom2PMs-1.0, the following proteins share a genomic window:
- the LOC132171527 gene encoding F-box protein CPR1-like, producing MPNLKLDLNFPSDVITDILCQLPVKTLLRFRCASKRWCSQIDDPDFIKIHLSHSLATKSKFSLVLKKWYLYSVELDSLRTATELNPPLNVIWGITDVFGSCNGLLAVCNAEEEMALWNPSTRKQQILPVMPVEAPKGYINVKPRRFTFYGFGHDPISDDYKVVRMVQFVGDNGFFSADVKVYSLKSNSWRGIKDIPYYIRYLFQLGYLLFYRRGYAALAGGALHWVVPGGFGWYCMIVAFDLVAEEFRIVPQPDHVDGGFVMDLGVLEGRLCMICNYGNDFVDVWLMKEYGLKESWTKLFKVSQSSLNRDFGQVMPLAYSKSGDKDKVLLELDKEKLLWYDLRRRRAKTVRIEGAPNSFNAGVYVESLVPLGGGRMDGKTQQPASEEKKKSNRKKMDDFLSKGFKLTL from the exons ATGCCAAACCTCAAGCTAGACCTTAACTTCCCGTCCGATGTAATCACCGACATCCTATGCCAACTTCCGGTGAAGACGCTTCTACGGTTCAGATGCGCATCCAAGCGTTGGTGCTCCCAAATAGACGATCCAGATTTCATTAAGATTCACCTTAGCCACTCCCTTGCCACCAAGTCCAAATTCAGCCTCGTTCTCAAAAAATGGTACCTCTACTCCGTTGAGCTCGATTCGCTTCGCACCGCCACGGAACTCAATCCCCCATTGAATGTGATCTGGGGTATAACCGACGTTTTTGGCTCTTGCAATGGCTTGTTGGCTGTGTGTAACGCTGAAGAAGAAATGGCTTTATGGAACCCATCAACGAGAAAACAACAGATATTGCCTGTTATGCCGGTTGAGGCTCCTAAAGGTTATATAAATGTTAAACCTCGTCGTTTTACTTTTTATGGATTTGGGCACGACCCCATTAGCGATGACTACAAGGTGGTGAGGATGGTGCAGTTTGTTGGTGATAATGGGTTTTTCTCTGCTGATGTTAAAGTTTATAGCTTGAAGAGTAACTCTTGGAGAGGAATCAAGGACATACCCTATTATATTCGTTATCTGTTTCAGCTTGGTTACCTTCTTTTTTATAGACGAGGGTATGCTGCGCTTGCTGGTGGTGCTTTGCATTGGGTGGTGCCTGGAGGGTTTGGATGGTACTGTATGATTGTTGCTTTTGATCTTGTAGCTGAGGAGTTTCGAATTGTACCGCAGCCTGATCATGTCGATGGCGGTTTTGTAATGGATCTGGGGGTCTTGGAAGGGCGCCTATGCATGATTTGCAATTACGGTAATGATTTTGTTGATGTATGGCTGATGAAGGAATATGGATTAAAGGAGTCTTGGACTAAATTGTTTAAGGTTTCACAGTCAAGTTTGAACAGGGATTTTGGACAGGTGATGCCTTTAGCTTATTCTAAGAGTGGTGACAAGGACAAGGTTCTTTTGGAATTGGACAAGGAAAAGCTACTTTGGTATGATTTGAGGAGGAGGAGAGCCAAGACAGTGAGGATTGAGGGGGCTCCAAATTCATTCAATGCGGGTGTTTATGTGGAAAGCCTTGTTCCCTTAGGTGGTGGTCGAATGGATGGGAAGACACAGCAACCAGCGTcagaggaaaagaagaaaagcaataGAAAGAAGAT GGATGATTTTCTGTCAAAAGGCTTTAAACTGACTCTATAA